In Podospora pseudocomata strain CBS 415.72m chromosome 4, whole genome shotgun sequence, the genomic stretch CCTATCACAACCGCAGAGGATCATCGACTTGGGCTCCGGGCCGGGAAACTCGACCATTGCCCTCAAGAAGCAATGGCCTGGCGCACAAATCACCGGCGTTGAGCTCTCCCCCGCCATGGTCACCGCTGCCAGCGAGAAGAATGGCGGCGAAGGCATCGACTACCAAGCCGGCGATGTGAAGGACTTCATCGCGCCCCCAGACACCGACCTCATCTTTAGCAATGCAGTGTTCCACTGGCTGCGTAGCAGTGAAAGAATCGCAACGATTGTGCAACACCTCAAGCGACTAAAGccagggggtttgttggcgTTCCAGGTGCCGGATAACTTTGCTGAGCCATCTCATCGTTTGATGAGAGACACGGCATACCACTCTCCGGGACCGTGGGCAAAGTACTTTATGGGTCAAGACCAAAAGCCGGAGCTTGACCCGATCGAGTCGGTGGGGACATGGTACAACTCACTGAAACCTCATTGCGAAAGCGTCGAGATCTGGCACACGACATATCACCATATCCTTGAGGGACATGAGGCGATTGTCAAGTGGTTTGAGACCACGGGGCTGAAGCCGTACCTGGATTTGTTGGAGCAGGATGAGGCAGCAAAGAAGGCGTTTTTGGAGCAGTATGTAAGAGGACTGAAGAGAGAGTATCAGACATTGGCGGACGGAAGGGTGGTGCTTCACTTTCCCAGGTTGTTTGTAGTAGGCTTCCGAGGTAAGGCATGAGTCTTCCGCCGTGCGACTTTGGTGATGCCATGACGTTTGCAGTGGAAGTGAGAAATTGAGGACGGATTCTGATGCGGGGTATCAGTCAGACCAGTGGGGTTTGGTCAACACTAGCCACACATTGTATCTTAAAGGCGGGGGGTATTTAACTACTACTGTGTTGCGCATAGGGAAACCAGAAGATGAGGCTTGTGCTACTTAATTGACTCTTGAAGAACATAGATGCAATTGGGAATTATCTGTGACCTGATGTACCACCTTGTCCCATCGGAAAGGAGGTCTCATCCATCGGCATCGAGCCACAATTGAGGACATCTTCTGGGGACAGTGGGAAATCCGTCCTCAGTGGGGCACCGTCTCATCCAGTGGCTCTGATTGGCCACTTATAGGTTAACCGAAATCAGCCCTGTGAGGGCGCCGGATGCCTGAGGCGCAGTTGCCGCACCAGACAGCCGGATTGGCAGGGATGCAGCTGCGCGGGCTGTCTTTTTGCGCGCTGCGCCTGAGGACGCTCTTAAACCCATCGTGACCCTGACTGCCGCCTCCTTTCgtcctctctttttctccttaCCCATTTTCTTACTTTCGCTTCGATACCATACCCGTCAACCAAAAATTATCACCAAAAATCCTGAAAGGTCACTTTCAACGCCCATTGCGCGCGTCTACGCGCCTTTGTTTCAACACCCTTGTCAGCGTCATGACTGCCTAGATACTGCTTACCTAGCCGTCGAAGAATCCAAATTGTGAGCTCAGATCTCGGACACTACTACCTAGCTGCCTGCATGTGCAACCCGTGAAGTTTGTTTCTAACACTCCAGATTTAGCATCCCCCCTGTGTTCATTGGGAACGTCGCCATGGATTTTCGACCTTGGAACCCTGCGCCCGACGATCCacagcccaccaccctcaccatgGCTTCCTTCCCCCGCAATCGACATCGAGGTCTCTCGGTAGGAGCTGGACGGAATCTTGAACGTCGGTCTGAGATTTGTCTCAGCTCCCTCGGGAACAAAGATACCGCGTGTTCAGGGTTCAAGCCAGTGCTTCAAAGAAGCGCTTACCTGGACG encodes the following:
- a CDS encoding hypothetical protein (COG:S; EggNog:ENOG503P1RQ): MAAIARITAFAKTTRLAPCPPRTMATSTTSTKPDWSPEKYLRFEAPRGRPINDLISFLSRSGLSQPQRIIDLGSGPGNSTIALKKQWPGAQITGVELSPAMVTAASEKNGGEGIDYQAGDVKDFIAPPDTDLIFSNAVFHWLRSSERIATIVQHLKRLKPGGLLAFQVPDNFAEPSHRLMRDTAYHSPGPWAKYFMGQDQKPELDPIESVGTWYNSLKPHCESVEIWHTTYHHILEGHEAIVKWFETTGLKPYLDLLEQDEAAKKAFLEQYVRGLKREYQTLADGRVVLHFPRLFVVGFRGKA